Within Spinacia oleracea cultivar Varoflay chromosome 4, BTI_SOV_V1, whole genome shotgun sequence, the genomic segment ACCAAAAGAACATTAGTGATaaagaaagaacataataaaatattaaaagaacattgtcaaaaaataaaagaacaattcaaaaatcaaaaactacCTTGTTCTCTTTCTATTTGGAACAGTTTTCTTCAATGTTCCTTTTTTCACAGTTTCTTCTTTACTCTCAATTTCAGGTTGTTCATCAACCTTTTGTGCATCATCTTCTTTAACACTAATAAtcaaagaaatatttttttgagaAGAAAATAATGATTATAAAGGATATGATATGTAGAACCAATAAATATAGAATATACCTCGaccgaaaaataaattttctcttttttggCTGTGGTTTTTGAGTTGCATCCTCTTTCTGTTCTTTTGAGGCATTGCTTTGTGCATTCAGCCTCTCCTCTTGTTCTTTTAGCTGTTTTTGAAAATTTAACAGCATTTGTTGCTGGTCAAGTATGAGCTTCCTTTGCTCTTCCATACTTAACATTCTGAAAAAGGAACAAACATAGAACATTAAGACTTATATCTAATTAACTTAAAAGAACAGaacaacaaaacacaaaaaaaaaaaaaaaacaagtgcaccgttcttatgatgaacatggcttgtatttcttctcctttcctttttttttcttatatttttcatttcctatatatataaaatacaaCTATTGGATTCATAACTTGTCATTTTAGAAACACATTCTTGAGAGAGAAGGGGAATACTTTTTAGTTTCTCCCAACAGAAAAGAgattttatgagagagaaagtttcgaacaaattttctcctccttctttctctaaaatgtgattttaattgaattacattTACAAAAAACTAGTATATTAATCAATATACTATTTCAATTTagctattttttgaattttattattCATTCAAAGAGTTTTATGCTGTTGATGAAGGTGCATCGGGTGATTAAGGTAAATTTACTCGTTCttaattctatgttcttttttaattttaatgttcttttcttttaacTTTCTATCTCTATGGCATCAAAATAGTGTGTTCTTTTATAGAATGAGAAATTGTTCTTTTTACATATTAAAAGTGttgttttcatatatttttggATGAATAAAATCACAGAATTAAAGCATATTTTTAatcttaaaaaataaattgtttCACAAGTTCACTAACGACTTTTAAAATTCAACGCCGTGTTAATTTTTTAAGTAGAACATATGTTGGctggaaaagaacattaaagaaaagaacattaaagaacaagaaaaaatatagatgTGGTTTTATATTTGTACTTTTGTCTTtttatattagtgttctttctgtgtttttgttaatgttctttttgttatttaaagttcatcaaaggttcgtcggtttattttttaattagaacataaattatTTAGAAAAGAACAATTCCAgcacttaaaagaacaagaaaaaatatagatctggttTTAAAGTCCATCAAAAATTCATCGTTTTATTTTCTAGTTTGAAcataaattggttggaaaagaacaaTTTCATCACTTAAAATAACAACACaaaaatatagatctggttatatagttcatcaaaggttcgtcgttctatttttaattagaacataaaatggttgaaaaagaacaaattaagAATTTAAAAGAACATCTAACATTTTACGAATTTAACTCCTAAATTGTTACGGAACTtaaatataaaatgcataaactAGAATAATATCGCCATTTTGGTGGTTAGAACACAAATCGATGTAGAAGaacaattttaatttaaatatagaTCTGGATTTTCAAATTGAAATTGAAGCAAACAACTTACTTAGCTTCTGGATTTTCTTCTTTTGGTTTTGAAATTGCTTTGTTCTTCTTTTTCACAAAATCCTTGAGAGAAATCTCATCACTTCTGTTTACAATTGCAAATTCTTTAGTATAATTGTCAAAATAATTAGAATTTGAGTTAAAATAAACCAAAattggaagaaaaaaaaaccaacttaCTCAACAGACGTTTTTGGTTCGTCTGATTTTTTCGCTCtacccatttttttttttgtagaaatTGAGTTTGAATTGAGTTAGAAAAGCAGTTGAGAGTAGAATGAGGGAAGTTCAGAAGTTTTTTTGTGAAATCGGTTTTGAGAAGTTGCATGTAACAGTGTACTTTGCAATTTGGGTATTTATACCAATGTTTTTTTAGAGGAGAGATAAATAACTATTCCTTTttgaattttatattttaaaatataactgctttttatttttacttttgtctttttatgttagtgttctttttgtgtttttgttatTGTTCTTTTAGTATacttgttaatgttcttttctgatttattttcactgttctttttttttttttgcggttTTAGTGATGATGCGTTGTATTGTTTAATTTTTGCATTTTTGGGCAGGTGCACAAAGAGCAACGTGCACCCGCCTGTATAATCTGAGCGTGCCTTTATAATCTGAGCGTGCCTGTATAATCTAGGCGTTGTAAGAAAACGGCCTAAACAaccaaacaaacaacaacaaaggaaATGAAACTCCGATCTCATTTTCCTTTCCTGAAAACTCCCAACCAAATGCACCCTAAGGTAGTCCCTAATCAGGGAGTCACAGACTCACAGTATGACTCCGATCCAAGTGAGGTGTGGAGCGTACGGACTAACTTTTATTAACTTTATATTTTTGGGTGCGTGTATAAGTAAGTAAGAGTTTCGAAACGCCTAATTacccccattttctctctcctctacccttccgtttctctctctcctccgcaCTTTCCGACGAACCAGTTCGACGACGATGATCAACGTCGAAGAATCGAAGGCTTTGTTTTCGCTTCTCAGTTCAGAGCAAAGGTCTTTCGATGAAGTTATGGCGGAATTCACCTCGAAATTCTCTTCATTTCTCCATTTCAGGATTTGCACTGCTCTCGCCACACTTATCGAGGTATCTCTCAATCGTCATTTTCTTTTACCTAGGGTAGATTGAGCTTCATTTGATTGCGTTTTCGACTAGGTTTCTTTTACTTCTGTTGATGAATTCATGAACTTATTTAGGGTTTGGatgaatttgaacttgtttaGGGTTTGGATGAATGGTTTCTGTGAATTGGATGAATTTGGATGTTAAGATGTGGTGTTACTGTAAATTGATGAGCTGAAAAAAGGCACCAACTTTGTTTGAGATGTTGGAGGAGGTAAATTAATTAAGATTTTCAATACAAATGTGAAGAACAAGTGAAGTGTACTCGTTGTCGGCTTTAGTTGGGCTACTAGTAAGATTTCAGGTCTTCATGGCTGAAATCAAATATTGAATTTAGGTGCCATTCTTTTCAAAGTAAGTTGCGATGGGAAATTCCTCTCTGTGATGCAGGGTTGAGATTGTTACATTTGAGCCGATTACGATACTTTGCTTGAGGAGAGAACTTCTCAAGAGCCATGAGGTGATGGTGTTGTTTGTGTGGTAAAGGAAACAAACAATGGGGTGTTGTGTGCCATGTGAAACTTGAAGTGGAACTTAGCTTGATGCTACTGTATTTGTTTGTTTGGAGATACAATAACTTCTTCGTAGGCCCTTTTTCAAGATTTTTTGCCCCCTTCTATCGTACGCTGTATGGTTTGCTTGCATTGTGCGAAGAAGTTCACCATTTCCATTCTGAAACAAATAAAAGCCAAAGGATGTTGTTTCAATTATTTGGAAGCAGTTGAGAATTAATAGCGGTTCTGCTACTACTACAGAGTGTGAACTTGATATCACAGTATAAGGGCCCCAAGTATTGAATTGAGTAACTGCATTTTTATGCCACTTCTATGAATTTTTTCCCAATGTGGTACTCTATGTGGTTTCTAGATGATCTGTTTTCCCAAGTGATGTATAATTGCATGATCTGCTATTTCCTCATGTTTCTTTGAGTCATCCGTTGTCACATATAACCTGAATGTACTAGACTTGGGATATGCATTACATTTTAATTGGACTTACTATAGTCTTGGTTCATTTATTATTGTAGGACAAACCCATGCTTCTTCCAAATCAACGTCTATATGCACTTTGCTTACTCTATCAGGCGTATTCATCGCAGCAACCTTCAGAAAATCCGTTTATTTCTCTTCTGGTCAACGTAAGTATATGTAATTCTCTTATTTCATGTATCTCCAGGAAACTAGTTCTCAGTGTTTAGTTGATTATATATAACACTTGCATTTGAAAGTCTTAAACATGTGTTATAATATCTGGAACTCTGGAGGATCCGTCTAGCTTTTGACGATTATTTTGTGTGCTTCCTTAGGCTGATCAATGGTGTATATCACTATGTATATATACTTGAGAATAGATGTGATCCGGGTTTCTATCACCCTTATGGCCCGTTTGGTATGAATAAAATTTAATGTGATTTTGCAAGAATCGTCCTAATGTTCATGGCAATGAAATTTCATCCCCAAACATGTGtgtttcttcataaattttcatTTCCACTGAATACCATTTCCCCAAACATGTGTTCTTCATATATGTTGTGTGCATTGACATGGACATTGTCATGTGACTTCCCTTTTAAACCTACATTCAAATCCATTACCATTAATATCATGTATTGCCACCTACCAAAACGGATCGTTAGTTCTTGTACTAGTGTTTGACACGATTAGGCTATGAAACAGTGTAGTTCTCATCTTTACTAAGTGCCCCCACATTTTATAGTATGGTTTTTCTTCTGTGTCTGTTGCCTCTAGGATAGTTAAGGGGAAGGGGCTTTATGTTTGAGGCTGAATATTCACATTCTAGCTTAGAGGGTACTTGATCTCGGCTGCATTGCAACCACGTTGTAAAGCTCTTTGTACTTACTGCAGTCGTGATGTTCACCCATGGTAGCCGCAAACAATTTGCGTTGCCTCTGAAAGTGGTTCCCTATTTATATCATTTTCGCAACCATATCCGGTTTTGAAACCCTAACTTCACATTCGTGTCGGTGGTTGAGCTATGATTGTGATATTAATGCCCCTCAATTGAAAATGGTTCCATCTTCTTTTATCATTTTCTCAATCATATTCGGTTTTGAAACCCTAACTTGGACACATTTGTGCCGATAGTTGAGCCATGATAGTGATATTGTCATATTAATGCTAGCATCCCCTGGAGATTCGATGCCTTCGAGAAACAgtaaacaatatttttttgcCTGTGAAAACTTGAGCTTTAAAGGAACCTCATTTTACATTGGAGCcattatatttatttatgaatAGATCTATGAGAGAAATTGACCATTTGTTTACACCAGGTGCCTGGTTTTAACTTGTTCAGTACAACAAAAAAAGTCATGACTTTTTGTTGGTTGGCTTTGAAATGGCACAGTCAGCAACCTTTGTTTTTCGCGTTTGTATCTCATATGAGGTACCAGAAGTATGACTGGCAAGGCGACCTGGGTCTTTTGAATTAAGGTTTAAAATATTCAGGAATTTTATTTgctttgtttctcctctttgaGAAGTTCGTGAAGTCTCTCTAGCTTCCCTGGCTCTCTATGAATACatagatttttttaaaattttgtttgaCTTGGGGGCTAAAATTGTATGAAGTATTACAGTAAGTCTGAGGCTTTTTATTGCTCTGTAAATTGGCATAATATTCACGTGACTGGTTAGAATCAGCTTCTTGGGTAGAGGAGGTTGTATTATAATCTACGCGATATAAGCCTACAGGTCCTGATAAACTTTGCAATTGTTGTGTAGGGTTTTTTTCAGTTGATTGGAGTCTTCTTGTCATGAATTTCTGAATGCAGTTTTACCCCATTCTGTAATTTGCGTAGCATGAATTTGCAGTTAGCTTTGACAATCTACATTAGTTTGTGATACTGATGTTATCTTCTGTGTTTTTGTAATGAACCAGGCTGCATCTGATGAAGAAGGTGCCAAGTACGAGAGGGCACTGATTCTCCATTTGCTGGGTTCATCTGGCAACGGGAGTAACAAGGAGGTAatatttatttgctcattttgttTTAGCATTTTGAGTTCTGTTTCTAGCTTCTTAGGTGTAAGTTTTGCTAGATAGGAAAAATTGGTGAATTTCATTATCCTGGATATATCCCTGTTAGTGATGCATTACAGCTTTGGTTCATTGATGCAGGTTCTTAAACAGTCCGCTTCAGACTATGTTAAAGGCTTTGATTCTTCATCTGTTGTAAGTTTGAATAGATAATTAGATATGCATTTAGGATCTTTAACTTGTCTATAGCTTAAGGGACATCAGGACATGTGATGTCATATATAGGTTTCAAATTATAGCTTCTTTGTGTTGATGAGAATTTGTATCTGCTCCTTTCCTTGTTCAGACTTTCCCAACTCTTGAACAGTTGCAAGAGCAATTTTGCAGTAAAGTTCATCCAGAGCCTTATAACTGCTTATTTAAGAATGCTTCTGTCAAAAATGTGATTCCAGATCCGGATGTGGCACCTCAATGTGATGCAACTTCAGAAGAGTATAGCTTCTTGCCTTATTTGCAGTGTCAAGTTCTTGAACTAGGTATTCAGTCTGTTTGTGAAATTTTCTTCTCACCACTTATTTTTTGGGGAAATTTTGTCAGATTTGACCTCCAACCTGGAGCCAACCCCAAAATAGGATCTGGTAATAGAGATGAAACAATAACCGGGTTATTACAAACTCTGTCTCTAGAGGGGCTAGAACCTAGCTGGGTCAGACCTCGTCCACCAAGGCTTCCTCTTCAAGATGGGGAGGTTAGACCCTCAGTTTATTGAATTTATAGGAGTACCATTTATATGTTATTGGACTTGACCTGTTTAAGCCCTCTACAGCTTGTTTGGCTCAACCCTGACAATAATCATGAGCTTTTATGGGATTATGGCATGTGTGCGGATACAAGTAGAGGGGCAGCTGTGAGAGATTTAATTGCAAAAGCTTTGAAAGGCCCACTTGCTCCTGCGCAACAAGAGGTGCTTGACTATATTTCTCAACTATGATGGTGATAAAGTGTTGTACAATTGAAGTTTAGCATCCTTTTTTTGTACTATTAATTAGACTGTTTGCAAAATATTTGACTTGTCATGTAGTTCTATGGTTGTCAATTGTAATTTATGTTCCTTACCAATATTGTATTGACAATTGAATACAGCTATACCGATTCATCTAGATTCATAAGAATTTTAGCTCAAAACCGTGTTTGAACTATAACTTGATTGTTCTATATGGTGCCATACGTATCTTTGttgttttcctttttccctTTTCCTTAAATGCTAGTTAGCATGCAATAATCTAGCATTGAAGGTGATCTCAGCAAGCAAGGAAGATTGTGTTGTCTGTAATGGAAATATGATCTTTGTTGCTTTTTTTTGGGTACGTTGGATATGCAAGCAGTTTCATTTATTACCTCTTTAAGTTGTGCATTACTTCTATTTTTCACTCATATATGTTCCTTTTGAGTTGCGAGTGAGTTAGCGCTCTAAACTTCGAAGTATATAAACAATAAGGTTTATCTGTTTATATATAGCTTGAGATTTTGTATTCCTGTAATCGTtcactcatttttttcattttcctttcaTTAGCAAGTTCTAGTGGAGTTGGCGAATGATCCTAAGTTGGTCTATCACTGTGGATTAACTCCAAGAAAGCTTCCGGTAATTGATTTTGTGACATTTCTCTAGGCTTTGTATGCAATTGTTGTTATATTGATGTTAATAGAACCTTGTATCTTGCTTATCAGGAGTTGGTTGAAAACAATCCCCTCATTGCAGTTGAAGTTCTTATCAAGCTGATGAATTCACCGGAAATTTCAGAGTGTGTTTCCTAAGTCTCGCTATTGTCCTCTCTTCTATAACTGCTTACTTTAGATGCATCTAATTATTTACCTCAGCTTCCCCTCATTTTTCTTCTCTCTTATGATTGTTTTCACTTCTTGGCTGAATGCAGCTATTTCACAGTTCTTGTCAATATGGATATGAGTCTACATTCTATGGAAGTTGTAAACAGGCTTACAACAGCGGTGGACCTTCCCACTGAATTTGTGCATATGTACATAACAAATTGCATATCCTCTTGTGAAAACATCAAGGTTAATTCTTTCACCTTTCTGTCAGATATCTGTTTTAGCTTTTGGATGATAATTAAGCAAGCCACTTTCTTTGAGAATAATGCTTCTCTGGATCTGTGGAACGCATGCTATCAATTTTGTGTAAATGAGGACATGAGGATTTTATGCCAGGGTCAGGTCTTCACAGAAATTATGTACTTATGACATGCACTTTGGTGCATGATTAGGGAAGTTGTAACTATGGTTGGTTCTGTTTTCTTTTACATGGGGTAATTTGGTTGATGTATATGCTTCAACTAAACAATCTGCATATTGCAATTAATCATGGTCATTTAAATCTACATTTGCAAAAGCTGTGTAGCAATGGCTTTTGATGCTGTACTGGATGACTTTTACAGTTTTACCTAGTGGTTGTGTTAAAATTTGAGAGAGGATATATCTGACATGTTATGTATTCGACAGAATTTTTCTTTGAAGTTAGAACCAAGTATATTCATCAAGACCTTATTCTCGTGCAATGTCAGAATTTGGACTTGTTTGGTTGAATTTTGCATATCGGCACTGTAGCTCTAAAAAAAATTGCGTGTTATCATTTTAGCATGGTGTTGGCCGAAAATGACAATGTAATAACTGACATTGACTATAATCTGTCAACGAGTTGTGATATTTCCGTGGAAGAGAAAGGAGACAAAGCATAAGATAACTTTTCAGGAGAATTACTTAACATAGGTCATATAAATCAAAGTAAAATTAACATTTCATGCAACAATTAATCAGTTGGATTCAAGGGAAAGAGAGCGTGTGAAAGGATCGAGTTTTCTCAAATAGTTTCAAGCTCCTGAAGAAGATTACCACTTTCTCTGGACTCCACTTGCATCGTActatctttcttttttttttttggttggggggggggggggggggggtgagggAATTTGTTGACCAAAGTGCTGAAATGATCTTCTGTATCATCACTCACCTAGGTTTACTTATCATAAGATTTATTATGGATATCcaattttctttttgaaataCTTTCTCCGTTTCTTTTTACTTGCAACACTTTGCCTTTTGCATTATTCACATACTCTACTTTGTTTATCGTTGGTGATTACTTAAGGAAAAACATATTCTAGTGGGAACTTGTCCTTTTTTTACCCATCTCAAcagtttttcataaaaaaaaaaaatctctggCTTTCACTTCCATTTTTTATCCAACTTTTACTACAATTCTTAATCTATATGCCAAGATTGCCAACTCTTAACCTGAGTATCTCTGAGTGTCATGTACTACCATGTTTTGACCTTACCTTATTTTATTTCCGTACCTTTATTTTCACACTGCCATATGGTTATAAACGATCAGTTATCAGCTTTAGTTACCTAGctaaaatagaaaaagaaacAAATAGCTCACTTCATTTTTTCTCTTCCTTAACTCTAGATTTGTAGTCATTGTTAGGCTGAGATGTATGGAGTAAGTCTTTGGCCATGGTGGTTGAATTTTGGCGTCTAATGTAGAGTTCTAGACAATGAAGAGATTCTATTGTACTTACACTCTAAAACCGCATGAATCCTGTTCTTTTGTTATGTTTTCTTTCCTTGTCCGCTCTTCTGTTTTCTTTCGGGGAAAGGGCTGTGTTTTTTAGTAAGTTGGCAGAGATGTTTCCCTTTCAAGTGCCTGTGTCATATACACTTATACAGTGGCGTTTTGTGATCGATCTcccttgtgttttttttttccagtacTGCGACCAATTGATCCATTTAAGAAATGAATATCTGAAATTTGCTAATTGTTGTACAGGACAAATATATGCAGAACAGGCTTGTCAGACTTGTATGCGTCTTCTTACAGAGCTTAATACGTAATAAGATTATCAATGGTTTGTTCGTTTTCTTTCTTATTGTGCATTTTTGCACTTTCTCAGAAGTTGCCTGTATTGTGGTGAACCACCCCCTGTTCTCATGGTTTTGATATGCGTAGTTATGTGTTACCACGCTTTATTCATTTACCTCACATATATCTTGCATATTTTATCAAAACAATCTTGAATTGGAACGGGCATGGGATAAGTCTGGTGCTTGCAAacttcaaatttataatttgaAGTAAATTCTACAGCCACACAGGCTACAGGGAAACTGATGCTTGGTAGTTTAACTTATCACATTAAATGCATCCTTGGCCTTTGATTTTGGTAACATAATACAGTTTTACTTTATATGAATAATTCTCCCCATAATTTTTAGGACATCAATATATTTGTACCTTTCTGATGGGTGAAAAATTGTTTGATGCACTCTTTAGGCCTAGATGGTACTGTAGTAGATCCTTCTTTTAACTCTATTTTTCTTCTTAGGGCCAGAATTAGAAACCTTGGAACAGGCCAATACAAATTAAAGAATGTTTTTACTTTTTTCCCAATCCCTTTACTGACCTTTTGAAGTTCTTGAAAGAACGATATTTTCTAAGAAATACCATTAATTGCTTATAAAAGCTGATAATGTAGTGTTATCTGTGTTTAAATTGATCTTGTGCTCTCTCTGACTCGTCCCATCATAGTCTTCACACTTGAGTTAGGCACATAGATTAACGGTTAACTGTACAAAAAAATGAGAATGGATAGGGAATTAACTAACTTAATAGAAAATGTTGGAGTAGAGGGGAATAAACGTAAGCGGAAGTGTGAAGTTATTTTTGGGATGCCCCTAATTATTCAATTACAAATTTATTATGGAAATGAGTAAAGTGAGAAGCTATGTGTATCCGGTGCCTCTTTCTCTGGACCCTAAGAATGAAAGGAGTTTTAGATTTTTGCAATTACTTAAATATCCTGTGGCGGAAGGGAATTTAATCTGGcaatttctttttcatttatAAAATAAACGGGATGAAACTGCTGATACCTTCCTCCCTGTGATTTATTTTGCAGTTCAAGATCTCTTTATCGAAGTTCAGGCCTTCTGTATTGAGTTCTCACGGATAAGAGAAGCTGCTGGTTTGTTTAGGCTACTCAAAACATTAGAGTGAGTTATGAGACAGACAACAAGTAACGTTAGTTTGTCGTAGCTTTATCATCTTGACCATCAATCCCGAATTTTGTTTGACCATTCTTGTATATAGTGATATTACCTTCATAGAGGTTCTTTGTTCTTTGTATCCTTATTCCGATAGGCGCAGGATTTTTGCTGTAAAGAGTTTAGAGCAGGAACTGTTATACTTCTAGCTTATCTTTTGTTATATTGGGGAATTTGGTATTCCCAATTCTTAATTTTTTTGGCTTACCACTTGTTCCTAGATAGGTTTGGAACGGACGACATTGCAATTAAGATCTTGATACATATGCTAAGTGGTCGTGTGTTCAACGAAAGCTTATTCGGTTGCACACATGAATCAGAACTTCATGTTGGTATTTTTCTTTCTCCGGAAAAAAGTTCTATTTTATACGATAGTACGGAGTACATCATCCTATAACCATCTCTTCCCTCACCATTCACCACCATGAACGTTCCTACAGAACACCATCGCGCTAACTCCACCATTCACACCATCTACCCATGGCACCAACTACAGGTGCTGGTGTCATTGCTACAACCTATTTGGGTTATTGTAATGGAATGTGAGTTATATGTAATTGTAAAGATGGTCGTTGTCGTGCCTTGTTATGCCTCTTGCTAAGCTCCCATGCCCTGGGCTGGCTAGGCCTAGCCCACGATCTAGACCACGAGTTATTTGCTGTGTTGTATGATTGTATCCGGCCCAGTGTCATCTTTATTTATACTCTGTATCATTTTATGGCCAATTTTGTAACATGCATATTTCCTgtgctaaaataaaatatcactTCTTTCTCTGTGTTTTGCCGTCTTGAATTTGACACTCATGCTTAATTGGAGATTTTGAGCTGCATCGCCCCAGTAATTATCCCATGTTTGAAATAGAGAATCAAACTtgctaataaaaaaaaaaaatcaaatctgATCACTTTCAAGTTTGAAGCAAATTTGGGAACCGGTTTAACAGGTTCCGGTATCGGTTCCGGGTAACAAATTTTTAGAACGGGTACCCAACACCTGTTCACACTAATTTTAATGCGGAGTACCAAAAATAAGAAACTGGGCCATATGAAAATGCTTCATATgcccaaaatataaaacaatccaagctaatttttgaaaaatataaatatagaatTACTACTTAAGCCC encodes:
- the LOC110792089 gene encoding uncharacterized protein, whose protein sequence is MINVEESKALFSLLSSEQRSFDEVMAEFTSKFSSFLHFRICTALATLIEDKPMLLPNQRLYALCLLYQAYSSQQPSENPFISLLVNAASDEEGAKYERALILHLLGSSGNGSNKEVLKQSASDYVKGFDSSSVTFPTLEQLQEQFCSKVHPEPYNCLFKNASVKNVIPDPDVAPQCDATSEEFDLQPGANPKIGSGNRDETITGLLQTLSLEGLEPSWVRPRPPRLPLQDGELVWLNPDNNHELLWDYGMCADTSRGAAVRDLIAKALKGPLAPAQQEQVLVELANDPKLVYHCGLTPRKLPELVENNPLIAVEVLIKLMNSPEISDYFTVLVNMDMSLHSMEVVNRLTTAVDLPTEFVHMYITNCISSCENIKDKYMQNRLVRLVCVFLQSLIRNKIINVQDLFIEVQAFCIEFSRIREAAGLFRLLKTLE